The region CTGTTCCTGGGCGCCCCCCGGCCCATGTGCCCCCGCCCTTTGCCTGCAGGATCATGCGTGCACAGCCTAGTGTGGTGCTGAGCGCCGCACAAACCGTGGCCGCCAGGATGTCGCCCTTCGTGCGCCAGATGGACTTCGCCATCGACTGGACTGCGGTGGAGGCGGGACGCGCACTGTACAGGTGCAGCCCCCGCCTCTACCTCTTTCTTCAGGTCCTGCCTACCTGCCTACTCTGTCTGacacctgcacccccaccccaggcagggCGACCGTTCAGACTGCACCTACATCGTGCTCAACGGGCGGCTTCGTAGTGTCATTCAGAGAGGCAGCGGCAAAAAAGAGCTGGTGGGCGAGTACGGCCGCGGGGATCTCATAGGAGTGGTGAGCGTGGCCCCAACCACTGACCTCTAACCTCTCCTAGTCCAGGTTCCCGCCACTCCCAACAAGTATTTCATCCCAGGCAACAGGATGGGGCACTGAACGCGCCCTCCCCCGCCTCTAACCTCATGTACTCCACTATCTCCAGCTGCTTTCCATGGGGCGGGGAGATGGGGGAAACCTCATCAGCGTAGTGAGGGACCCTCAACCGGTGTGGAACTCTGTCCTCCTGGCCTCTCTTTCCCCGAGCTCCGAGATGGATAGAGAGGCTTAGTTCCGCCTTCTGTCTGCACCCACAGTCGACCTTCCCCTTATCTATCAGCCTCCTGGCTCATGCAGCCGTGGTCACGCACTTGGTCCCCTAGGTAGAGGCGCTGACAAGGCAACCACGTGCCACGACGGTGCACGCGGTGCGCGACACGGAGCTGGCCAAACTCCCCGAGGGCACCCTGGGCCACATCAAACGTCGATACCCGCAGGTGCAGCTCGCTGGGCTGGGGGCTGTTCTCCTAATGGGGGTGGGACAGATGAGTGGGGGTGTGGCGCTAGAGGAGGCGGGGCCTaatgggtggggaggaggttcGGGTACGGTGGAGCCCTAGGGAGGAGCTGAAACCTCTAAGTGAGGGGCGGGGCCCAGGTAACGGACCCAGGCGCCCTGGTCAAGGAGGAAAAGGTGGTACTCGCAGAATTGCTCCTGCAGTCTCACTGGACTGCCGGCCTCCAACGCCCCAGGTCGTGACCCGCCTCATCCACCTGCTGAGTCAGAAGATTTTGGGGAATTTACAGCAGCTGCGAGGACCCTTCCCAGGTAGGAGCCTGCAGGCGCCAGGGAGTACTGGAGGATGTAGTCCAACGCAGAATGTGCTGGGGGAGGGAGCATTGAGCCCAGGGCATTCTGGGAGGTGGAGTCCAGCGTATAATCTGCTCCAGGTGGAGTTTGAAGCAGGAAATTGCAATCCGAGTTCTGGTGCATGCTGGGGGATGAAGTTCGGGTTCCTGGGCATGCCGGGAAATGGAGTCCTGGACCCAGGGCTGCTTGTTAGTGGAATCTAAAGCGTCAGTCATGATGAGAGGTGGGGTCTTGGGGGCAACGTTGGTTCTGGGTGTCAGAGCTGGTTAGAGGATGGAGTCCACCTACTAGGAAAGGAAGACCTAGACTAACGTGTGCTGGGAACTGTAGTTTGTGGGGTGTTGTTTGGGGCCTAGGGTATATTGGGAAGTGACTTCAATAGGTTACCAACATGGTGGGAGATGTGGTTCCTGGTCCTGGTGGATGCTGGGAGTCGTATTTCTCAGTTTCAGTGCATGCTGCGAGGTGTGGTTCCCTTCCAGGGCATACTGGGAGGTGAAGTTTCCTAGCTAGGATATACTGGAAAGTGGTCAGATTCGAGGCGTGCAGAAATATGGGCCCGAGGTTTTCGGTTATGGTGACCTGACCCTAGGCAACCTCTACTTTCCTCCCCCCCCCCTCCGCCCCGCCCTGGGGGCTTCTGCCCAGGCAGCCCTGACACCTGGATCTCTGGGGTGGGGCCAGGGTGAGCCGTGGCCAGGAACCATCCCTACGCCCAGGGTCTTCCCCGACAGACTTTCCCCCAGTCCTGCACTCTGCGCCCAAGTACACTTTCACTCCCACTCTGCTGGCAAGACCACCCTTGGTGTGATTCTGGGGCAACTCCGGGGGCAGGGACTTGAAAAATCTCAGACCCCTGAGAACCTCTCTGTGATGCTACAAAGACCGAGTTTCTAGTGAGCATCTAGTGTGTGCTGGGCATCCTGCGGGGTGCAGGGTGGTGGGGGAGTACACAAACAAAGCCCCTAGAAGGGTTCACGGCTTGGCTTGCAAGATAACAGcctttaaaatacaaagaaagagcaCAAAGTCAGCTAAGGTACTGTGTAGAAAACAAAAGAGAGTCTTGATGGGGCGTGACTAACCTAAGGAGGCAGGGTTTTCTGAGGACAATGAGCAGAGACTTGATAAATgagatggaaccagatgctgCAGGACTCCGACAGGGTTTGGTGGTATTGTAACACTTCAAGGGGGAAAGTGAGTGAGGGGGAGGAATGGGCCAGGGTAAGTCTTGTAGGAACCAGAAAGGCATTTGAACTTGTTTAGATTGTTATaatctgagcagactctgggagatagtgatagacaggaaagcctggcatactgcagttcatggggtcccaaagaatcagacatgacttagcaactgaacaacaagactaTTATAGGAATTGGTGAAGGAGAAGAGGCAGTGAGAGGTCTGATCAAGAGATTGGGGTCGATGTTTTAGTCTAAGGTGTATGCAGAGAAGCTGAGACGCAATAGGTGGGTCAGAAACATCTTTATCTCAGTCTAGTTCTGTGTTCAAGTCCTTTTAGTGGACAGAGACCCCCCCACTCCACCCAGGCAAGAATGGGTAGGGGCACAGATCAAGTCCATGTAGGCAGAGTGGAAAACAGAAAGGGTTATACAGTTGTGTAATGGATCCCCCTGAGGAGATTGGGCCAAAACTGAGGGTCAAATAGCCAGATCTTATCAAGGACAGTGATTGAGGCTGTGGGGCTAAGATTGAGACCATGACCTTCAGTATGGCGTCACTAAGCCTCAGCTGAGGGACAAGAAGAAGGGATTTCTGAGAAGGTGGGGGAGAGCTGACCTTTCCAAACACAGGACCAACAGCAAATACCATCCTTTGGGGTCTCAGCAGGTTCGGGACTAGGTGTCCCCCCTCACTCGGAGCTCACCAACCCTGCCAGCAACCTGTCAACAGTGGCAGTGCTGCCCGTGTGTGCTGAGGTGCCCATGGTGGCCTTCATGCTGGAGCTGCAGCATGCTCTGCAAGCCATTGGTCAGTCATGGGCAAGGGCAGGCCTTTGGTCTGTGTGGGGCAAGGCGCGTGCGGGTGGGGGCATTGGTCAAGGAATGGAGATGCCTTGGTGGGTTAGGGTGGAGGTGGAGCTGGAACAAGGCCCTGTAAGCCAAGTAGGTGGCATTCTCTCATGAGAGAGGCCCCACCTTTGTTGGCCCAGGTTCCTAAACACCCTTCCTCACTCATCCATCTCCAGGCCCCACGCTCCTCCTCAACAGTGACATCATTCGGGCCCGCCTGGGGGCCTCTGCACTGGAcaggtgtgtgttgggggtaTGGGGACGGGGAGCACAGGGGTGAGCTCAGAACGTAGGATTCTTTCAGTCTCATTTGAGTTCTAGGCTGTGAAACAAGGAGCATGGGCCCCCATCCCTCTGGTCACTGGGGAGACAGTGGGGTGAATCGGTCCCTAGAGGACACAGTCGTGTCTAGGCCTTGAATGTCCACATCCACATCCCCACAGCAGTGGAGCTACATGGTCTCTGAGGGCAGGGACCCCTGACCAGCCCCAAGAtgaccctccccactcccaccctagCATCCAAGAATTCCGGCTGTCAGGGTGGCTGGCCCAGCAGGAGGACACGCACCGCATCGTGCTCTACCAAACAGACACATCGCTGACACCCTGGACCGTGCGCTGCCTGCGCCAGGCCGACTGCATCCTCATCGTGGGCCTGGGCGACCAGGAGCCCACACTCGGCCAGGTCCGGAGACCAGGCACAGTGACCCGCACCCCCGGGATCCCGCCCCAGGCCCTTGGGTGCCTGTGCTGGGCCATGTGCACCTTCACCAGTGGGGCTAGGTGACCAGAAACCCAGGGGGCCaggtgtggggggcagggaggaaacCACCGGTGAGAGTGACTTCCGTGCTCCCCACTCCTCCGCCTACCCCCATGCAGCTGGAGCAGATGCTGGAGAACACAGCAGTGCGCGCCCTCAAGCAACTGGTCCTGCTGCACCGCGAGGAGGGCGCAGGCCCCACGCGCACTGTGGAGTGGCTCAACATGCGCAGCTGGTGCTCGGGACACCTGCATCTGCGCTGTCCGCGCCGCCTTTTCTCACGCCGCAGCCCGGCCAAGCTGGTGAGGGGTGCTGCGGGGCGCGGGTCCACTGGCAGAACCCTTCGAGGGCGTGGCTAGTGGAGGGGCATGGCTTAGAGGCCAGAGGGGCGTGGCGGTGTGTTGAAGGTCCAGAGGGTGCCTCCTACACCCCCATACTTATGCGCCATGTCTCTCTCCCCTCATGCCAGCACGAGCTCTACGAGAAGGTTTTCTCTAGGCGCGCAGACCGGCACAGCGACTTCTCCCGCCTGGCGCGGGTGCTCACAGGCAACACCATCGCCCTGGtgctgggcgggggcggggccaggtGAGGGGTGTGGTCAGTGCCGGCAGGGGCGGGGCCAGGTGCCTTGAGGACTGGAGCTGACTCCCAGAGTGGGATCCCACAGCACCACGTTCCTTGCtggtgggggagcctggaggaGATTCCTGGGGGTGGGGCTTAGGGATCCCAGCAAGTCACTGAGTCTCCTCCACCGTGCAGGGGCTGCTCACACATCGGGGTGCTGAAGGCATTAGAGGAGGCGGGGGTCCCCGTTGACCTGGTGGGCGGCACGTCCATCGGCTCCTTCATCGGGGCCCTGTACGCCGAGGAGCGGAGCGCCAGCCGCACTAAACAGCGGGCCCGGGAGTGGGCTAAGGTGTGTGTTACAGGGAGGGGTTGGGGAGGTGGTGGGGAAGGGttcccccaccccaggagcaCCCTGAAAAACCTGACCTCAGAGGGGCTTCTGGATTTCTCCTGACCCTCCCTGACTTAATCCTGTGAAGCCCATCCGGATTCTTATAGTGATACCTCCAGGACCTTTAATGACCCCTGTGACTTCTGGGCTAGTGATCctagctcccagctcccagctagAACAATCAAGACCCTTAGGGACCTACTAGTCAGTGACCCCCAAGTGACTCCTGTTTGACCCCAGCTCTCCCCTTGTCCCTAGAGCATGACTTCGGTGCTGGAGCCCGTACTGGACCTCACCTACCCCGTCACCTCCATGTTCACGGGGTCAGCCTTCAACCGCAGCATCCACCGTGTCTTCCAGGACAAGCAGATCGAGGTGCATGCTTCCttcatgccccccacccccacccctccccatagGCGTCCCCAGTCCTCCTGGATCGCGGCTTCTGTTCCTGCAGGACCTGTGGCTGCCGTACTTCAACGTGACCACAGACATCACCTCCTCGGCCATGCGTGTTCACAAAGATGGTGCGTGCCCCCAGGCGGCCCAGCCACAACCACTGGGGCCGTTTGGGGAGTGGGTGCTGGGGGTGGGCAGCCAAGTTGTTAACATGAGTGACCATCCCTCCTGGCCTGATTGCTGAGCACTAACCGTCACCCACTAATGCCCCATGGGGCCCCAGGTATGTCTGTCCTggggagggcggggggggggttgGGAGACTTGTCGGGCGcctcaccccctcaccccccgtcCCCGCAGGCTGCGTGTGGCGCTACGTCCGGGCCAGTGCCTCCTACTGCCCCTACCTGCCCCcgctctgcgaccccagggacgggCACCTGCTGGTGGATGGGTGCTTCGTCAACAACGTGCCAGGTCAGCGAGCCCACGGGGCTGGCCGGGCCTCTGAGTGCGTCTGAGTGTgcctgtgcgtgtctgtgtctgtgtgtcccgCCGGGCAGGCTCCCTGTGGCGATACGTGCGTGCCAGCATGACGCTCTCGGGCTACCTGCCGCCGCTGTGCGACCCCAAGGACGGGCATCTCCTCATGGATGGCGGCTACATCAACAACCTGCCAGGCAAGTAGCCACCTGCTCGTCCTCCTGCGCGGACACACGGGCGAGCTCACAGCCGGTATGTGCATGTGTAGGATGCACGCATATGCTGTGTTGGACAGGCACATACACTCACAGATGGGCGGGGTGCCTCCACCACCAGCTTTCTATCACACCTGCTGACTTCAAGCATGCAGATAAGAGGCAGGGGCATTTGCAACTTAAAATTCCATACACACAGAAGCGTGCAAACACAAGTAGACACCTATGCTGGCTACACAGATGCTTGAGGTCCCATAAGCCGGGGATCCACATAGTTTGCTTGCACGCCAAGTTCGGCCCCCTGcctgattttataaataaagttttattggcacacagccacTCCCAGTCATTTACCTTTTGTCTGTGGCTGTGTCTGTGCAGCAGAGTCAAATAGTTGCATCAGAGACCACACGGCCTAAAAagccaaaataatttttcctctgaCCTTTTATGGTTTGCCAACTCTGGCACAGGCAGTCCATATAGATACATGCACTCACACAACCACATTCACGTGAGCAGGTGTGTACAAACTCTGGTGCACAGGCATGCTTGGATGCACAAGGAAACATAGACAGACGTTGATCTAGGGACATGTGAAAGGAATACAAACAGTACTGGGTGTGTGTACAGAGGAGTACCCCACCCAGAGGTGGGTGTATTCACAAACATACAGACAAGAGatgcatatatctgataaaggtgCATatggcacgcacacacacacaaaaatttgtgAGGGACACAGGCAGTCTGATGGAGACTCAGAGTGGGCGAGTGGGCATGGCTATCAGACCTGTCCACAGGCACCCCCAGACCTACGCAGGGACCCTCACTGGGGCACACAGACTGTGACCACAGCACCCCACACACACTGTACCATCACTCCACCCTTCACCCTATCCATCCTGCTCCCCTGAATCTCCGTCAACCAGCTCTTTGCTCTCTGTCTCTTGCCTCAGTCTTGAGGTCTCTGGTTCCACCTGGATCCTCTTTCCTTCCATATCTCTGGCCAGTGACGTCTGTCTCTTTCTCCCACCCATCTCTGTTGCTGTCTCTGGTCCCCTGTGTTTCTCTTCCCTTGGCTGTGTCTCCtggtgtctttttttgtttttagctgctctgggtcttcattgtggtatgCGGGCTCCTTGGTGAGGTATTTagactttctttagttgcagtgcaaCAGGGCTTTTccagttgtggcacaagggcttaggtgccctgcggcatgtgggatcttagtttcctaaccagggatcaaactcatgtcccttgcattggaaggtgaattcttaaccactggaccaacagggaagttcgTCTCTGGGTGTCTTTATTCCCACATCTCCCTGTCAGTTTCCTTCCACCCCTGTCTCCCTGCATCTCGGACCCTCTGTCTGTTTCCATGACTCTGATCGGTTCACCTTTCTTTCCTGATGTCCTTActatactctctctctctgtcactctCCTTCCATGTCTCTGTTTCCCATTCATCTGACTTCGTGTCTCTTTCCACAGTGACTTTGTCCCTGTGCCCCATCTTCTCTCTTCCCTTGGCCCTGGTTCCCCAAACGCCAAAGCTCCAACACCCGACCCCACTTCCCACACATCATCAGCCTCTACATCCATCCACACACACCCATTTGCAAGCCTGCATGTCGTTCGCATGGTTTTTTTGCATGACCATGTGAGTGATGGTGTTTGTGGGACTGGGTTGATCTTCCCTGCCCCGGTACTGGTGGGGAGCCCCCGGCTGACTCCCTGGCCCCACAGCGGACATCGCCCGCAGCATGGGTGCCAAGACAGTCATCGCCATCGACGTGGGGAGCCAGGACGAGACAGACCTTAGCACATACGGGGACAGCCTGTCTGGCTGGTGGCTGCTGTGGAAGCGGCTGAACCCCTGGGCAGACAAGATCAAGGTTCCAGACATGGCAGAGATCCAGTCTCGCCTGGCCTACGTGTCCTGCGTGCGACAGCTGGAGGTTGTGAAGTCCAGCTCCTACTGTGAGTACCTGCGCCCACCCATCGACTGCTTCAAGACCATGGACTTCGGAAAGTTCGACCAGATCTATGTGAGTTGGTGGGAGCCACCTGGTGACAGTGTGGTGGGCTGGCAGACCTTTACTCCCGAAAGCCCAAAGCCACAGAAGGGGAAATAGTCTAGGGCTCTATTTGGGATCTGGGGGCGGAAATAGAACGGTAATCAATTAGTGATGTCTACAATGAGTATCACAAGGGGTGTGGCTGCACATGCGCGGTGTATGAACTACCGGGGAAGTTGCGCTGCCTGAAGCACGGTATAGAGATTTCTAACACCATTTCTGTGTTGGTGGGAATAAGCACCACGGTCAATTAGTAATGTCTGCCACAGGTTTGTGATGCATTGAAAGCAGCACTGTGTAATGTGCCACTGATCCAGAAAAATGGATCATAGTGCATGCCAAGAGAAAATGATCAGAGCTGGGGGCTtccgtggtccagtggttaagattccgagCTTCTGCtccagggggcgtgggttcaattcctggccagggaactaggatcctgcctGCCgcatagtgcagccaaaaagaaaaaagaaagcatcagTAGCTGCCTGTCCAGTGCTCTGAGTAAAAAATGTTTGATGCCCTTTCCAGGCTCACTGGGAAGGCAAGCTGTGATGGATTAGTGATGTCTGTAGTGGCCATGGGAAATGGTGATGTTTAGGGGTATAGCATGTAtttgcaagggcttccctggtggctcagatggtgaagaatctgcccacagtgccagagacccaggttccatccctgggtcaggaagatccctggagaagggaatggctacccactccagtattcttgcttggagaatttcatggacagtggggactggtgggctacagtccatggggtctcaaacagtcaaacatgactgagcaattaacagttATTTGTAGAGCTTGAAATAAGCTTGCACACTGCCGCCTGTGTCCTTTGACACTTGACACACTCCGTGGTGctgagtgggggaaaaaatgtgctAAGACGGACTAGTAATGTTGGGCAGGGGCATAGGATCGAGGATGTGGGGATGAGTGTGCTAAGTGCACCCAACTCTGAACTTTAGTCTCAAATGCCAGCTCTTGAGAGCAGCAGGCTTCTGAGGGGCCAGAGGAGGGGCAAGCAGGGTGGGGATAAGCAGAGAGGAACATTCTGGGGGTCGCACACATGGCCCCaagcccctcccttcattttctGCAGGATGTGGGCTACCAGTATGGATCGACCGTCTTCGGGGGCTGGAGCCGGGGCGACAtcattgaaaagatgctcacagaCCGGCGGTCTGCCGACCTGAACGAGAGCCGCCGTGCAGACGTAAGCCTGCGCCCTCCTCCATCGGCAGGGCCCCTCCGACAACAGATTCTTCCCACCCCAGTTCACTCTggacccctccccctcccagcacccccccccccaacacacacacctcaGATGACCAGCCTCATCCACATCACCCGGCAGGTGCTCGCCTTCCCCAGCTCCGGCTTCACTGACTTGGCGGAGATAGTGTCCCGGATCGAGCCGCCCACCACGAGCTACGTTTCGGTTTCCGACGGCTGTGCTGATGGTGAGGGACCGAGGGCCACCCTAGGAGGGTGGGGACGGTATACGTGGCCGGGGAGGTCAGACCAGTCCTGAGCCGCGTCAACTTCACCCATGCCATTCCAGGGGAGGAGTCGGACTGCCTGACGGAGTACGAGGAGGACGCGGGCCCCGAGTGCTCACGGGACGAAGGGGGCTCTCCGGAGGGCGCAAGCCCCAGCACTGCCTTGGAGATGGTGAGAGGGGGGTGATCCGGGCCTCCCTCCCCCCGCCCGCGCAGCGGGGAGACTCTGCTGACGTGCCCCCCTGGCCTGGGCTGTGCGATGACACATGCAGGGCGTGGGGGGCCACCCCTTGTCCCCACAGGAGGAGGAGAAGTCGAACCTCCGGCACCGGCGCTGGCTGCCGCAGGAACCCTCCAGCCCTGCTGCGGATACCTGAGGACCTCGAGGGGTCCCCGCCTTGGGCTGGACAAGGGGTGAGCCCTGTGGGGATGGCTCACTCCCCCTCTGCCTGCTGCTATGCCTGTGACCCCTTGGGTCCCCCTTGACCCCCAGGGCCCACACACTGGACTGGCCTGTCCCCCCCTCCCCggcgtgggggaggggcagcactGCACTGATGACCCTCGATCAGTCACACCAATAAACCTTTCCCTCTTGGAAGTGGCCTTATGTCATCTTTGGGTTCAGGGGGCACCTCACTGCACCTTCTATGCTCAGGATGGCTGAGGCTGGCGCTGGAAACAGCCTTGAGCTTGTCACAGTGACCAGCGCTCCCAGCCTCCGGCTGAACATCCCCCACTCCCAGTGGGAGGGGCCTGCAGTCCCACTCGGTGCGGGCTCTGGACCACACGGCCTGCAGATGCTGTTGAGCCTCTCTGGGGATCACGGATGCCCATTCTGGCACCCCTCATTTTCCATACTGGGTTCCCACAGCCTTCCCCCCTTGACTAGTCCTACTGTGTGCAGAAGCTCCATGTTTTCTATGTATTCCTATTGTGTGTGCTCCTGAGCCTGGTCCCTAAAGGACGTCCCATACATACACGCATGAATGGGGCTCAAGAACTTTACTCTCGGAGGCTCCCAGCCAGTTTCCTCTACTGTGAGCtgctggcctgttggggctcccCATCACTGACTCTCCCTCCCCGGAGCCGGAGCGGGGATGTGACAATGGGTGGGCTTATTCACAAGACTATCTTGTGGGCAGCGGGGAATCCTggatgattttttgtttgtttgtttagttgtgtgtgtatgttttactataaaatatacatagcatAGGAGACTTCCCTGTTCATCCAATGTTTAGgaccccatgcttccaatgcagggagcatgggttcgatccctgggtaaggaactaagatcctacatgccacgtggtatggccaaaaaaattaaataaaattttatatgtatatgtttttaattttttttctttttaattgaagtatagttggtttacaatgtcatgttagtttctggcacacagcagaattattcagttatatataagacatacattcattttcagattcttttcccttacagattattataagatactgaggatagttccctgtgctatacaatatgtccttgttggttatctggtttttttttttaataaagtgagAGTGAATGTTTTTATTGACTccctatttatttggctgtttggggttttcattgtggcatgcagaatcttcgtTGTGTCATGGGAGATTGTTCGTTGTGTCACACAGActctagttgcagctcacagacaTTACcaactgtggcacatgggcttagttgaccCTGGGcatgtgtgaagtgaaagtgttaggaccccgtggactgtagccggccagtctcctccatccatgggattttccaggcaagaatactggagtgtgtggccatttccttctccaggggattgtcccatttgtttaaaatgtattcttttttaaaatttatttatggctgctctgggtcttcattgcttttggtgcaggctttcctctagttgtgccAAACAGGAgctgctctttgttgtggtgcatggactgcTCATTGTTGTGGCTTCTTGTCATGAAGCACAGGGTTAGgcacacagacttcagtagtGGTGGCTCATGGGCCTAGTcaaaatcttcctggaccagagattgaacttgtgtACCctgaatggcaggtggattcttttccactgcgtCACTGGGGAAGtgcccacttgtttattttctgtttatatttccaTTACCCTAGGAGACAAATCTACAAAGATCTTTCTGTGGTTTCTAAGAGTGTCctccctatgttttcctctaggagtttcataggaTCCATTctcatatttaggtctttaatccattctgattttccttttgtgtatggtgttagagaattttctaatttcattcttttgcaggaaactgtccagttttcccagcacctcgtattgaagagattgtcttttttcctttgtatattcttgcctcctttgttgtagattaattgaccatagatgcATGGGTTAAAGCCTCTTTTCTATGTGAGGTGACACATTCATAGGTTCCAGGAATTACATTTTTGGAGGGAACAGAAATTATTTTGCCTACCATAAGTTCCtaggagaagagaatgaaaacagcaacccactccagtattcttgcctggaaaattccattgacagaggagcctggcaggctacagtccatagagtcgcaaagagtcagacactactgagtgactaacactttcactttataagttCCCAAGTTCACAAGCTAAACCAACAGAAGACCCTCAGTGAATTATGGTTGTTACTAGGATGATCAGTAGGTCATTATTGACATTATGACTATTTATACCTGGAACTTCAGCATCTCGAGGGTAGGAACttagtctcctgtgtctccattgTTGAATCAATGATGGCTCCCTTCTGGTGAAAAACTTCTCAGCATGTCAGCACCATGGACAGCGAGGGTGCTCTCCAAGGTGCTCCCAAggcccacctccctctgccttcaCCTCCAAGCCTCTGACATCCCTGCCCCTTCCAGATCCTGCGGAACACATTAAGCTGAAAATTAAGCCCCGGTATGTACCCTGCAGATGTCTCCACTATAATTGCCCCCCCACTCCATGCTCACTTGTTCCTCCAATTCCACGAGCATTTCTTCTGCAACTCAAACTTTTCATAGATTCCTGCCTTGGAGCTCTTACTCTGTGTAGTTGAATAAGTCTATTCTCAAATACTGCCTCTTCAGATTGTCTGAAAGTACTGTCTAAATCAGTTTCCCCACTCCCACTGccctgttttcttgcctttttttctttttaaaaagtcttttggCAGCACTGTGCAGCATGCatgatcttagatccctgaccagggatcgaacccatactcccatattgggagcacagagtcccacAGAggggactcccagggaagtcccctccatgccttttttaaaaaataattttatttatttatttatggctgtgtgggtctttgttgatgtgcggctt is a window of Muntiacus reevesi chromosome 1, mMunRee1.1, whole genome shotgun sequence DNA encoding:
- the PNPLA6 gene encoding patatin-like phospholipase domain-containing protein 6 isoform X6, producing MDAPLQTEMVLGMMIGAGVAVLVTAVLILLLVRRLRVPKTPAPDGPRYRFRKRDKVLFYGRKIMRKVSQSTSSLVDASVSTTSRPRMKKKLKMLNIAKKILRIQKEAPTLQRKEPPPAVLEADLTEGDLANSHLPSEVLYMLKNVRVLGHFEKPLFLELCRHMVFQRLSQGDYVFRPGQPDASIYVVQDGLLELCLPGPDGKECVVKEVVPGDSVNSLLSILDVITGHQHPQRTVSARAARDSTVLRLPVEAFSAVFTKYPESLVRVVQIIMVRLQRVTFLALHNYLGLTNELFSHEIQPLRLFPSPGLPPRTSPVRGSKRMVNTTASEELRETPGRPSDPTGAPLPGTGVTQGDPVKPTSLETSSAPLLSRCISMPVDISGLQGGPRSDFDMAYERGRISVSLQEEASGGFQAASARTPSQEPREQPAGACEYSYCEDESAPGSCPFGPYQGRQTSSIFEAAKQELAKLMQIEDPTLLNSRVLLHHAKAGTIIARQGDQDVSLHFVLWGSLHVYQRMIDKAEDVCLFVVQPGELVGQLAVLTGEPLIFTLRAQRDCTFLRISKSDFYEIMRAQPSVVLSAAQTVAARMSPFVRQMDFAIDWTAVEAGRALYRQGDRSDCTYIVLNGRLRSVIQRGSGKKELVGEYGRGDLIGVVEALTRQPRATTVHAVRDTELAKLPEGTLGHIKRRYPQVVTRLIHLLSQKILGNLQQLRGPFPAGSGLGVPPHSELTNPASNLSTVAVLPVCAEVPMVAFMLELQHALQAIGPTLLLNSDIIRARLGASALDSIQEFRLSGWLAQQEDTHRIVLYQTDTSLTPWTVRCLRQADCILIVGLGDQEPTLGQLEQMLENTAVRALKQLVLLHREEGAGPTRTVEWLNMRSWCSGHLHLRCPRRLFSRRSPAKLHELYEKVFSRRADRHSDFSRLARVLTGNTIALVLGGGGARGCSHIGVLKALEEAGVPVDLVGGTSIGSFIGALYAEERSASRTKQRAREWAKSMTSVLEPVLDLTYPVTSMFTGSAFNRSIHRVFQDKQIEDLWLPYFNVTTDITSSAMRVHKDGSLWRYVRASMTLSGYLPPLCDPKDGHLLMDGGYINNLPADIARSMGAKTVIAIDVGSQDETDLSTYGDSLSGWWLLWKRLNPWADKIKVPDMAEIQSRLAYVSCVRQLEVVKSSSYCEYLRPPIDCFKTMDFGKFDQIYDVGYQYGSTVFGGWSRGDIIEKMLTDRRSADLNESRRADVLAFPSSGFTDLAEIVSRIEPPTTSYVSVSDGCADGEESDCLTEYEEDAGPECSRDEGGSPEGASPSTALEMGVGGHPLSPQEEEKSNLRHRRWLPQEPSSPAADT